One genomic segment of Gammaproteobacteria bacterium includes these proteins:
- a CDS encoding cache domain-containing protein yields MRKKLLSCASLALMLAAPAWVGASGPDAATAEEVIAKVHEAAKYLHDKGQAGFPDFNNNARWVWKDSYVFVFSCRDNKMIAHPLRPDLVGKPILQMEDDKGNKLFQKLCDVGKKADGGWVEYWWPKPGEAKASRKISYTQSTEVSFQPDVRVGAGIYDDTMSVEELNKLAQQAVEPKKDAP; encoded by the coding sequence ATGCGAAAGAAATTGTTGAGTTGCGCCAGCCTGGCGCTGATGCTCGCCGCGCCAGCATGGGTTGGAGCCAGCGGTCCCGACGCCGCCACCGCCGAGGAAGTCATCGCTAAAGTTCACGAAGCAGCCAAGTACCTGCATGACAAGGGCCAGGCCGGTTTTCCGGACTTCAATAACAATGCGCGCTGGGTATGGAAGGACAGCTATGTATTTGTCTTCAGTTGTCGGGATAACAAGATGATCGCTCACCCCCTGCGCCCCGATTTAGTGGGCAAACCGATTCTGCAAATGGAAGATGACAAAGGAAATAAGCTCTTCCAGAAGTTGTGTGATGTGGGTAAAAAAGCGGATGGCGGCTGGGTCGAATACTGGTGGCCAAAGCCTGGCGAAGCTAAAGCCTCTCGTAAGATTTCCTACACCCAAAGCACCGAGGTGTCTTTTCAACCAGACGTAAGAGTCGGCGCAGGTATCTACGATGATACAATGAGCGTCGAGGAATTGAACAAGCTGGCGCAACAAGCGGTCGAGCCGAAAAAGGATGCGCCATAG